One genomic segment of Helianthus annuus cultivar XRQ/B chromosome 14, HanXRQr2.0-SUNRISE, whole genome shotgun sequence includes these proteins:
- the LOC110908847 gene encoding putative receptor-like protein kinase At5g39000, translating into MEKVQHLKIPLEDIKLATNNFSNYIAKGGFGNVYGGKLTISGQQYNVAVKRLDPNGGQGVREFFMEIQMLSCYTHENLVSLLGFCEESGESILVYELAKNGSLDKYLDDEKLSWVQRLKISLGAARGFNYLHNDVGSQHRVLHRDIKSSNILLDENWEAKISDFGLSKIGPSNTQMTFLVTLACGTLGYIDPEYHKTGILTKESDVYSFGVLLFEILCGRIGLIATYHDERRFLAPLAQRSCERNTLHDIILPSIKDEIKKDSLNVYSTVAYQCLKEKRIERPTMAWIVKKLEKALDLQVNGDVVGFVRLGTWGKQIEGHENNWCFELEQGHRLQKITIDHGDDVIYSLMFTSECRGVLHESNKAGGSAGGDTISEVTLDFDEEIVGIIGSIGTRDGDTIISSLSFKTNKKTHGPFGRESKSLFSIPLDKASIVGFYGTCGNYINSIGMYVIAHDEIMRVGTWGRTIPGTPLNIWSFQLEKNHHLSKITIDHGDLIYSLVFTSQYGDLTNTSNKAGGWNGGDNVSEVTFDWNEEITAISGTVALSRGTYAGYTVISSISFVTNKKSHGPFGNVRGTPFTIEWDNGSLAGFYGLCGYYIDSIGVCLKVAK; encoded by the exons ATGGAAAAAGTACAACACTTAAAAATACCACTAGAAGATATAAAGTTGGCAACCAACAACTTTAGTAATTACATTGCAAAAGGTGGATTTGGGAATGTCTATGGAGGTAAACTCACAATATCTGGGCAGCAATACAACGTTGCTGTGAAAAGGTTAGATCCTAATGGCGGACAAGGGGTTCGTGAGTTCTTCATGGAAATTCAAATGCTCTCATGTTACACGCACGAAAACCTCGTCTCTCTTCTTGGTTTTTGTGAAGAGAGTGGTGAAAGTATCCTTGTTTATGAGCTTGCAAAAAATGGAAGCCTTGACAAATATCTAGATGACGAAAAGCTATCATGGGTGCAACGTCTAAAAATAAGCCTTGGCGCAGCTCGAGGTTTTAATTACCTTCATAATGATGTGGGGTCCCAACATAGAGTATTGCACCGGGACATAAAGAGCTCAAACATCCTCCTAGATGAAAATTGGGAAGCAAAAATATCTGATTTTGGATTGTCAAAAATAGGCCCTTCTAACACTCAGATGACATTTCTTGTGACATTAGCTTGTGGCACCCTTGGCTATATTGATCCAGAATATCATAAAACTGGCATTCTAACCAAGGAATCTGATGTGTATTCCTTTGGGGTGTTGTTATTTGAAATATTATGTGGAAGGATTGGACTTATAGCCACATATCATGATGAACGTAGGTTCCTTGCTCCACTTGCCCAACGATCTTGTGAACGAAATACTTTACACGATATAATCCTTCCCAGTATAAAGGATGAAATAAAAAAAGACTCATTGAACGTATACTCTACGGTTGCATACCAATGCTTGAAAGAAAAGCGCATCGAGCGGCCAACGATGGCTTGGATAGTGAAGAAACTCGAAAAGGCATTGGACCTTCAA GTTAATGGCGATGTAGTTGGATTTGTTCGGCTAGGAACTTGGGGAAAACAAATTGAAGGTCATGAGAATAACTGGTGTTTTGAACTTGAGCAAGGTCATAGGCTGCAAAAGATAACGATTGATCATGGTGATGATGTGATATACTCCCTCATGTTTACCTCTGAATGTAGAGGTGTTCTGCACGAATCTAACAAGGCTGGTGGATCGGCTGGTGGGGATACAATTTCTGAG GTCACACTTGATTTTGATGAGGAAATAGTTGGTATTATTGGAAGCATTGGAACTCGAGATGGTGATACAATAATTTCGTCACTATCTTTTAAAACCAACAAGAAGACCCATGGCCCTTTTGGTCGAGAATCCAAGTCTTTGTTCTCCATACCATTGGACAAAGCCTCAATAGTCGGATTTTACGGCACTTGTGGCAATTATATTAATAGTATTGGTATGTATGTGATAGCCCATGATGAAATCATGAGGGTCGGAACATGGGGAAGAACTATTCCAGGAACTCCGCTTAATATATGGTCTTTTCAACTTGAGAAAAATCATCATTTGAGCAAGATAACCATTGATCATGGTGACCTTATATACTCTCTTGTTTTCACCTCCCAATATGGAGATTTAACAAACACATCTAACAAGGCCGGTGGTTGGAATGGTGGAGATAATGTTTCTGAG GTAACATTTGATTGGAATGAAGAAATTACAGCTATCAGTGGAACTGTTGCCTTGTCACGTGGAACTTATGCTGGTTACACAGTAATTTCGTCAATATCATTTGTCACAAACAAAAAATCCCATGGACCGTTTGGTAATGTAAGAGGGACGCCATTTACAATAGAATGGGACAATGGCTCGTTAGCTGGATTTTACGGCCTTTGTGGATATTATATTGATAGCATTGGTGTTTGTTTGAAGGTTGCAAAGTAG